The Setaria italica strain Yugu1 chromosome VIII, Setaria_italica_v2.0, whole genome shotgun sequence genome includes the window catcattgtatccattgtatccagtcttagTTAggtctactattgtcattccatactgatctttggttacaccacctccagttagcttcacccattggcaacaaaacagaAGGATGTTCAGCGGTCCATATTCAAGTTtccagatctcctctatgaaaccataatacgagtccttgctctTGTTGCTATCTGTTGCATCTGTGTGGATACCACTATTCTGGTTGGTGCATTTCTGGTCTTGGGCTGTCGTGTAAAacgtataaccatttatctcgaaATCTtgaaatttcacgattgtgctaggaggtcccctggctaaccaagcgagttgttcttgaatcgtggagttacccataaggtgttgacgcaaccaagagggaaaattatccatgtgatgacgtataatccaggcatcggatttCTACAAGTATTGGGAcaatagaatctgcttgtgttcctcgatatacggagccacaaaggatgattgttgcagaataGTGAAGTGTGCTTTGTGGAACAAATCCATATCATtcctcaaacttgatttccttccaagggtgcccgttccccgtagcctcccctcgtgacgtgaagttggaaccccaatcaaattaattgagtcaataaaatcaacacaaaactcaataacctcctctgttccatatcccttggcaatgcttccttctggacaggcatgattaagaacatagttttttaggactgacatgaacctctccaAAGGCCACATATTGAGCAGGAATATtggaccgagaatagtaatctctttgactaggtgaaccaggaggtgtgtcataatatttaagaaggatggtggaaatactaactcaaagctgacaagatattgtaccacatcattctatagctttactagcttggttggatagattgccttctgcgaaatcgcattgagaaacgtgcatagGTTTACGAGcgccaatcgtacattctctggtagaatacccctcagtgcaactggaagcaattgggtcatcaacatgtggcaatcatgggccttgagatttgtgaacttcttatctttcatatttattatttcctttatatttgaggagtacccatacggaaccttgatactattcatgcattcaaatATGCTATGCTTCTCTTCcttactgagagtgtaactagtagGACGCAAGTAGTGTTTttcattatctctcttttccggatgtaggtcatcttattgcttcatacgtttcaggtcctatcgtgcttccaatatatcttttgagttcccacagcaacccatgaagcctagcacattcacgcaaagattcttcatgaGGTGCAGCACGTCTATTGTGTTGtcgacctctaggatttcccaataaggtaatacccaaaatattgacttcttcttccacatgggtgcgcgtccgttatcatcgttcggaacaagttcgctaccaagaccctttcaaAGGACTACCCTTAcgtcctttatcatctcaaatacacgctttccattatagTGTGCAGGTTTTTATGATGGTctagcgcccctttgaaatgcatccatTTCTTTCTTAagggtggttagcaggaagaaaatcggcgatggcccatatacacgaccttcctacaatgtttcaaatacatgttatctgtgtcgtctaaacattAGGTGCAAGTCCTATATCCCTTATTTGtttgtcctgaaaggttactcggcgtaggccaatcattgatggttacgaacaacaatgctcgtaggtcaaagctctctaaTTTATCCTCATACCACACACatgcaccttcttccttccagagcagtaaaagttcatcaaccaacggtcttagttACATGTCAATAttgttgccaggttgttttgggtcttggataagcaccggcatcataatgaacttctgcttcatgcacagccatggaggaaggttgaacatacataggatcataggccaagtactatgaccactactcaactcaccgaatggattgaatccatcagtacttaaaccaacccttatgttcgttgcatcactttcaaagtttgGGAATGTTCTATTAGTTGATCTCCACTAGGCCTATCCGCgaggtgtctcagcatctcatcgtgcttacatttttctttgtgtcatcgcatcaacttagcattcgccttgtttctgaacaaacgcttcaaacgtggtattataggaaaataccacatcacctttgcgggaactctcttcttgggaggctgtccctcaacatcaccaggatcatctcgcctgatcttataccgcagcactccacacacaggacaagcatcgaatttctcatattcatcaccacgatagaggatacaatcattagggcatgcgtgtatcttctaaacctccaatcctagatGGTCAAAAATGTGTTTAGCTTCGTATGTTGTGGACGGAAATTCATTATTTTCAGaaagaatgttctttacaattttcaatatcccctgaaatgccttatcagaCACATCATTTTTAGCCTTCCATTGcagaaattctagtgtggtacccaattttttatgtctctgcttgcaatctgggtacaacaattttttgtgatcatttaTCATGCGCCGCAACTTTTCttattccttctcagtttcgcaatctctgtgcgcatcccgtagcacctgaccaagaccatcaatagggccgtcttctgcaaactcatcttcatcagcctcgccaattgtagtatctgcaaaagcttggcttgCAACCCAatccggaatgttgttatcatcctcttCTTATTCGTCATCTTCCATTATAACTTCTCTTttgccgtgcttggtccaaaccaaatagttacgtatgaaaccgtatctaaacaactGGCTGTGAACAGTCCCCCAGGAAGAATAGTTCTTCTTGTTACTACATTGGAAACATGGACGACAcatgaacccattctctggcttgttcactttggccacttcaagaaaataatgcaagccatcaccAAACTACTTGGTCCGTCTgtccgcattatacatccattgctggtccatctgcatcatattacatGAGAAATAGatataggtcttcgtattagaaaaagaacttgatcaatattaggtagggaaaaaatagagttaaTGTGATTGTAATATTTAGGCCTTGTAAAAAATATTAGATAGATaaattattacgtgagaaatggacatagatcttcgtattagataaagaacttgatcaatattcagaatttacaccaatcaaccttcgtaaagataaaaacaattcgcataaaaattacaccattcaacattcataacaaacactaaagatacatataaagattacactagctcataacaagacaataaagatataaatacactaaagattacagacgctccatagtgaacttcacgtagtcaattatcctaaatTAATGGTACAACAAGCAGAATGTTTGCCCTCCAAGTCATCTCTGCACTTAACTCAATCGTCTCCGAAGTCTatcgagagtcacctccacCTATCCAGTATGAAAAAATAATGATCCACGTACTCGGGCtcaatatcataaaggaatcttgaaataattatccaaatatcttttggagcaagtgccacactCTCATAATAAAAGTGTGGTGGTACACACACAATAGCCCGTCCAGGTAAAAGATCTATTCACTGAGCATAGcccatggtggcaagccaaaaccaaccaaaagccgtTAGGTCAAGATTAGTGAACAGATTTTTGCCTGAAGACAATATTAAACCAGCATACTTCTATTACGAGAATTAGACTCCAAGAGACCGTATGTTATCTTCACCCAACACACTACATGCACAGAAGAGCACATCGACTGATCCACACCTTATCTTCAGCGTACCTCTTTCTATTGTGTAGCCTCTCGATCGCCTCCCCCAACTCCAAATATTAGGTTCGGAGGCCATATATATCAGAAGTTGGTTACACGAGCTACGAACCAACATCCCCCCGAACTACGCATTAATCTCACAAGTCGGAACAATGGAAACAGCAACGCATTGCTTGCATGCTTAACCCGCGATTCCCCTTGATGGCTACTAATAATAGCGCAGTTTTGTAGTGCATCACACGCAAACACCAGCGAGAGCCGAGCGACATGTGGCTTGGCTATAGCTCTCGTGGTGACCCAGACCCGTCTATATAATAAGCACGCCGTCGCCACCCCTAAGCCTCTAactcctctctccctcgtctCGGATGGATCGCGCCTCCTCCTGACTGCTTCTCCACCccccgccatggccgcctcctcctcctccatccacAACAGAAACCCCGGCATGGCGACGCTACTAGCTGCGCTCGGCCACCTGGTCTTCGTCCCGGCGcttgcggcggccggggcgccgCCATTCTCGTGCggcccgtcgtcgccgtccaAGGGGCTCCCGTTCTGCAACACGAAGCTcccggcggcgcagcgggcggcggaCCTGGTGTCGCGGATGACGCCCGCGGAGAAGGCGTCGCAGCTCGGCGACATCGCGCCGGGGGTGCCGAGGCTGGGCGTTCCGGGGTACAAGTGGTGGAACGAGGCGCTGCACGGGGTGGCCATCTCCGGCAAGGGGATCCACCTCGACCAGggcgccgtccgcgccgccacCAGCTTCCCGCAGGTCCTGCTCACCGCCGCAGCCTTCAACGACAACCTCTGGTTCCGCATCGGCCAGGTACGTAATCAGCTGGCCCAGGAATCAGGACATGGACGGACACGCTCATGATACATATGCTGGCGCGCGTGCCGTTATCATGGGACGTGTTGCGATCTGGTCATTGCCTCATTGGGATCGCTGCCACACGCATTTCAGCTTTTTTTTCTCACTGGTTTGATCCGTGACTTACAATTAAGCTTTCTGTCACTGACAGGACCTACAACACTACTAGTAACAGAACAAGTATTTTGTATAATATAATGTAACTATAAATCCAATATTTCTGGTAGAgtatgaatatatatatatatatatatatatatatatatagtttgaaaACAGTACACATATATAAATTTATAGTTTAAACTACATCTTTTAAATGACACTGTGATAACCTTGTTTAAGACGTCATGTTTAATTTTGTAACCGATGCTGGGAAGAGAGTAGCAATAATCTAACTTTATATTGTTTATCTTAAAAACCTTGTGTAAATTGGTTTTGAAAAGTATCTTGACAAATCACAATGGCATAATTCCGTTGTATTTTAAATGTGTACTCGAACAGCATATAGTGGCGAAAGCTATATATTGTTATCCAAAACCAAATTGTCATGTTTTTGTGACTGATAAGACCAGAGGCCGATGCTTTCTCTTTTGTCTCTTTCAAACAAAATTAATGTGTCGTCGGTACCACTAGTAGTTAAAACTACAAAGAGTATATGTGCGGTTACGTGATGAACAACTTAAGTAGCGCATTCATTGCCTCCATAAACTCCCTTAACTTTAAAGTAAACTGACATTAGCTCACAAAAAGGCTTTTCAGTCAGTAGAATGAATGATCAAACAGTGGCAAAAAAGCAATACTAGCATGTTTAATTAGATCTCCACTACTGCTTTGTGAGCTTTGCAAAAGTCTCTCATCAGCATGTTGTCACCAGGAGTGTGTTGCAAGCATCCGCATATGTCTTTGTTATATATAATAAAAGAAACTTTAGTAATAATTTGGCTGCCACGTGAACTCACATGAGTGGATCGATGACGTACGCCTACGTACGCGCAGGCCACTGGCAAGGAGGCTCGGGCACTGTACAACATCGGCCAGGCGGAGGGCCTGACCATGTGGTCCCCGAACGTGAACATCTTCCGGGACCCGCGGTGGGGCCGCGGCCAGGAGACCCCCGGCGAGGACCCCGCCGTGGCGAGCCGTTACGCCGCCGCCTTCGTCCGGGGCCTGCAGGGGAGCGCCAGCAAcacgcgggcggcgccgccggccgtgctgCAGACCTCGGCGTGCTGCAAGCACGCCACGGCGTACGACCTCGAGGACTGGAAGGGCGTGTCCCGCTACAGCTTCAAGGCGACGGTGACGGCGCAGGACCTTGCCGACACCTTCAACCCGCCGTTCCAGAGCTGCGTCGTCGACGGCAAGGCCAGCTGCGTCATGTGCGCCTACACCTCCGTCAACGGCGTGCCGTCCTGCGCCAACGCCGACCTGCTCACCAAGACCTTCAGGTCCAGCTGGGGCCTCAACGGCTACGTCGCCGCCGACTGCGACGCCGTGGCCATCATGAAAGCCTCGCAGTTCTACCGCCCCACGGCCGAGGACACTGTCGCCGCCACGCTCAAGGCCGGTACGTCTTCGTCTCATGATCTATGGCTAGAAGGGCCTCTTTGATCGATCTTCGCTGTGGATTTCAACAGTTTTGTTAAGTCACAAATGGCGATAATGCAGGATTGGACATCGACTGCGGCCCCTACATCCAGCAGTACGTCACGTCGGCGATCCAGAAGGGAAAGCTGACGCAGCAGGACGTGGACAAGGCCGTGAAGAACCTCTTCACCACCCGCATGCGTCTGGGCCACTTCGACGGCGACCCCAAGGCCGGCGTGTACGGCAGCCTCGGCGCCGCCCACATCTGCACGGCGGAGCACAAGAACCTCGCGCTCGAGGCGGCGCTCGACGGCATCGTCCTGCTCAAGAACGGCGCCGGCGTGCTCCCGCTCAAGCGTGGCGCGGTGGCCTCCGCCGCTGTCATCGGCCACAACGCCAACGACGTGCTGGCGCTCCTCGGTAACTACTGGGGCCCACCGTGCGCGCCCACGACGCCGCTCCAGGGGATCCAGGGCTACGTCAAGAACGTCAAGTTCCTCGCCGGCTGCAACTCGGCGGCctgcaacgccgccgccacgcagcaggcggcggcgctggcgagctCGTCGGACGCCGTCATCCTCTTCATGGGGCTGAGCCAGACGCAGGAGAGCGAAGGGAAGGacaggacgagccttctcctccccgGGAACCAGCAGAGCCTTATCACCGCCGTCGCCAACGCGGCGAAGCGGCCGGTGATCCTCGTGCTCCTCTCCGGCGGCCCCGTGGACATCACGTTCGCTCAGTCCAACCCCAAGATCGGCGCCATCCTCTGGGCCGGGTACCCCGGCCAGGCTGGCGGCCTCGCCATCGCCAAGGTCCTCTTCGGCGAGAAGAACCCCAGCGGGAAACTGCCGGTGACTTGGTACCCTGAGGAATTCACCAAGATCCCCATGACGGACATGCGGatgcgcgccgccggcggctatCCCGGCCGGAGCTACCGGTTCTACAACGGCAAAACGGTGTACAAGTTCGGCTACGGCCTCAGCTACTCCATGTTCTCCCAGCGGCCAGTCACCGGCCGCAAGAACCCGGCCTACAACACCAGCCTAGTCGCCGCCGCTGGCCTGACGGCGACGACCGAGGATAGGGCGAGCTACTACGTCGATGCCATCGGTGACGAGGTCTGCGAGCAGCTCAAGTTCCCGGCCGTGGTCAAGGTGAGGAACCAAGGGCCCATGGACGGGAAGCACACGGTGCTCGTGTTCCTCCGGTGGCCGAACGCAACCGACGGTCGACCGGCGAGGCAGCTGGTCGGGTTCCAGGGCCAGCACCTCAAGGTAGGGGAGAAGGCGAACCTGAGGTTTGAGTTGAGCCCGTGCGAGCATTTCAGCAGGGTGAGGAGGGACGGGAGGAAGGTGATCGACAAAGGGTCGCATTTCCTCAAGGTTGGCAGGCATGAGGTGGAGATTAGTTTCGGGGCATGAATATttgaattattttatttatggcGGGAAATAAGGATAGGTCGATACGGTGTAATTCTTTTCTAGTGTGATTTTCCACttcattttattattattaaagCCACAGAAAATATTGTAGTACAAAGTTCCAAGAAAAATTATGTGTTTTCAAGTGCAGCCCATTTTTCTTCCCACAGAAAAGTCCAATAGTATAACTGAATTCTAGAAAGCAAGGATGCACATCCTAAACTGGTGATGGTACCGTACTACCGCGTACTCTTGCA containing:
- the LOC101759153 gene encoding probable beta-D-xylosidase 7 translates to MAASSSSIHNRNPGMATLLAALGHLVFVPALAAAGAPPFSCGPSSPSKGLPFCNTKLPAAQRAADLVSRMTPAEKASQLGDIAPGVPRLGVPGYKWWNEALHGVAISGKGIHLDQGAVRAATSFPQVLLTAAAFNDNLWFRIGQATGKEARALYNIGQAEGLTMWSPNVNIFRDPRWGRGQETPGEDPAVASRYAAAFVRGLQGSASNTRAAPPAVLQTSACCKHATAYDLEDWKGVSRYSFKATVTAQDLADTFNPPFQSCVVDGKASCVMCAYTSVNGVPSCANADLLTKTFRSSWGLNGYVAADCDAVAIMKASQFYRPTAEDTVAATLKAGLDIDCGPYIQQYVTSAIQKGKLTQQDVDKAVKNLFTTRMRLGHFDGDPKAGVYGSLGAAHICTAEHKNLALEAALDGIVLLKNGAGVLPLKRGAVASAAVIGHNANDVLALLGNYWGPPCAPTTPLQGIQGYVKNVKFLAGCNSAACNAAATQQAAALASSSDAVILFMGLSQTQESEGKDRTSLLLPGNQQSLITAVANAAKRPVILVLLSGGPVDITFAQSNPKIGAILWAGYPGQAGGLAIAKVLFGEKNPSGKLPVTWYPEEFTKIPMTDMRMRAAGGYPGRSYRFYNGKTVYKFGYGLSYSMFSQRPVTGRKNPAYNTSLVAAAGLTATTEDRASYYVDAIGDEVCEQLKFPAVVKVRNQGPMDGKHTVLVFLRWPNATDGRPARQLVGFQGQHLKVGEKANLRFELSPCEHFSRVRRDGRKVIDKGSHFLKVGRHEVEISFGA